In Camelina sativa cultivar DH55 chromosome 13, Cs, whole genome shotgun sequence, the genomic window GATTTTGAAGTTCGTGGTGGCTGTGGCATGGACAGTTTTGTTTTCGGTCTTCTACGCAAGGATTTGGAGCCAGAAAATTAAGGATGGTAGGTGGTCTGATGCTGCAAACGATAGGATTATCGTGTTTCTCAAGTTAGTATTCGTGTATGTTATGCCTGAGTTATTGGCTCTTGTACTCTTTATTGTTCCTTGGGTAAGAAACTGGATCGAGGAGCTGAATCTGGGAGTTGTATACTTTCTGACATGGTGGTTCTATAGCAAGACTTTTGTTGGTCGTGGGATGAGGGAAGGCCTGGTGGACAATTTCAAGTATACAGTCTTTTGGATTGTTGTACTGGCCTCTAAATTCATATTCAGTTACTACTTACAAATTAAGCCTCTTATTGCTCCGACCAGGGCACTGCTGAACCTTAAGAATGCGACCTACAATTGGCATGAGTTTTTTGGCAGCACTCACAGGATAGCAGTAGGGATGCTCTGGCTCCCTGTGATTTTGGTTTACCTGATGGATTTGCAAATTTGGTACTCGATCTACTCATCCCTTGTAGGTGCAACAATTGGTCTGTTTTCTCACTTGGGGGAGATCCGGAACATTGATCAGTTGAGACTTAGATTTCAGTTTTTCTCAAGTGCTATGCAGTTTAACCTTAAACCTGAAGAGCATCTTCTGAGCCCTAAAGCAACAATGCTAAAGAAGGCTCGTGATGCTATACACCGGCTGAAATTGCGCTATGGAATTGGTCAGCCTTTCAACAAGATCGAATCCAGTCAAGTTGAAGCAACTTGGTTTGCCCTGATTTGGAATGAGATAATCCTCACATTTAGGGAGGAAGACCTAATTAGTGACAGGGAGGTTGAGCTGCTAGAGTTGCCGCCTAATTGTTGGAATATTCGGGTTATCCGTTGGCCGTGTTTCCTCCTTTGCAATGAGCTCCTGCTTGCTCTAAGTCAGGCAAACGAGCTTTGTGACGCTCCTGATCGCTGGCTTTGGTCAAAAATCTGTAGCAGTGAGTACAGGCGTTGTGCTGTTATAGAAGCTTTTGATAGCATTAAGTATGTGATtcttaaaattgttaaaaatggCACAGAGGAAGAATCCATACTGAACAGGTTGTTTATGGAGATTGATGAAAATATGGAAAACGAAAAGATAACTGATGTATATAAGCTGACGGTACTACTTCGGATTCATGAAAAGCTGATATCACTTCTTGAGCGTCTGATGGACCCAGAAAAGAAAGTATTCAGGATCGTGAATTTACTGCAAGCTCTGTATGAACTCTGTGCCTGGGAATTTCCAAGAATTAGGAGGAGTACTCCGCAGTTACGACAGCTTGGCTTGGCACCAATTAGTTTGGATGCAGGCACTGAATTGCTGTTTGTCAATGCCATTAATCTTCCTCCTCTTGGTGATGTTGTCTTTTATAAGCAGATTCGTCGGGTCCATACAATTCTTACTTCTAGAGATCCAATGCATAATGTGCCAAAGAATCTTGAGGCCAGAGAGCGTCTTGCTTTCTTTAGCAACTCTCTCTTTATGAACATGCCCCAGGCTCCCAGTGTAGAAAAGATGATGGCTTTCAGCGTGTTGACTCCTTACTACGACGAAGAAGTGATGTATCGACAAGAAATGCTCCGAGCTGAGAATGAGGATGGAATATCCACCCTATTCTACCTTCAAAGGATTTATGAAGATGAATGGGTGAATTTTGTGGAGCGGATGCGTAGAGAGGGAGCAGAGAATGAGAATGATATTTGGTCGAAGAAGGTTAGAGATCTTCGCCTCTGGGCTTCATATAGGGGACAGACGTTGTCCAGAACAGTGCGAGGGATGATGTATTATTATAGTGCCTTGAAGAAGCTTGCCTTTCTTGATTCTGCTTCTGAAATGGACATCAGGATGGGAACTCAGATTGCTCCTGAGCAACCCCGTTCTTACTACACAAATGATGGTGGGGATAACACACTGCAACCAACACCTTCCCAGGAAATTAGCAGAATGGCTAGTGGTATAACACATTTGCTTAAAGGGTCTGAGTATGGGAGTGCAATGatgaaattcacatatgttgtgGCATGCCAAGTTTATGGACAGCATAAAGCAAGAGGGGACCATAGAGCTGAGGAGATTCTGTTCCTGATGAAAAATCATGAGGCTCTCCGTATTGCATATATTGATGAGGTCATCTTGGGAAGGGAGGTCGAGTACTACTCGGTTCTTGTGAAATTTGATCAACAACTTCAAAGAGAGGTGGAGGTCTATCGTATCAGACTACCAGGCCCCTTGAAGCTTGGCGAGGGAAAAccagaaaaccaaaaccatgcTCTAATCTTTACACGAGGAGATGCGATTCAGACCATTGATATGAATCAAGATAACCATTTTGAGGAGGCTCTTAAGATGAGGAACTTGTTGGAATCGTTCAAGACTACCTATGGCATAAGGAAGCCTACTATTCTTGGAGTCCGTGAGAAAGTTTTCACTGGTTCGGTATCTTCACTTGCATGGTTCATGTCTGCTCAGGAAACAAGTTTTGTAACCTTAGGACAGCGGGTTCTTGCCAACCCACTGAAAGTGAGGATGCATTATGGTCATCCGGATGTATTCgatcggttttggtttttgccTCGGGGTGGAATTAGCAAGGCCTCAAGAGTTATAAATATCAGTGAGGATATATTTGCTGGATTCAATTGTACTTTAAGAGGTGGGAACGTGACACACCATGAATACATTCAGGTAGGCAAAGGAAGGGATGTGGGTTTGAATCAGATCTCTATGTTTGAAGCCAAGGTAGCGAGTGGTAATGGTGAGCAAGCATTGAGCAGAGATGTATACAGGTTAGGTCACAGGCTGGACTTTTTTAGAATGCTCTCCTTCTTCTACACAACGATTGGCTACTATTTCAACACAATGTTGATAATATTTACAGTTTATGCATTCTTGTGGGGTCGGCTTTATCTAGCACTTAGTGGTGTTGAGAAAATAGCAAAGGATAGGAGTAACAGCAATGAAGCTCTTGCTGCAATCTTGAATCAACAATTTATTATTCAGCTAGGACTTTTCACTGCACTTCCAATGATTCTTGAAAATTCTCTGGAGCGTGGATTTCTTCCAGCTATTTGGGACTTCATAACAATGCAACTACAGCTTGCATCGTTTTTCTACACGTTTTCCATGGGAACCCGAACCCATTACTTTGGCCGGACAATACTCCATGGTGGAGCCAAGTATCGTGCCACTGGAAGAGGGTTCGTGGTGGAGCATAAGAAATTTTCCGAGAACTACAGATTGTATGCTCGAACTCATTTCATCAAGGCTATTGAGCTCGCGATTATTCTGTTGGTATATGCGGCTTATAGCCCGTTGGCTAAGAGTTCGCTTGTTTACATACTGATGACGATTTCAAGCTGGTTCCTTATTACATCTTGGATCATTTCTCCATTTCTGTTTAACCCGTCTGGTTTCGACTGGCTCAAAACAGTGTATGATTTTGACGATTTCATTGCGTGGCTATGGTCTAGAGGCGGGCTGTTTACGAAAGCAGATCAGAGTTGGTTTACGTGGTGGAATGAGGAACAAGAGCATTTGAAAACAACGGGAGTTTGGGGGAAACTGCTTGAGATTATACTTGATCTtcgcttcttctttttccagtACAGTATTGTGTACCATCTTCGCATCGCAGAGAAGCGGACCAGTATTGGTGTATACTTGATTTCTTGGGGATGCATCATCGGAATTGCTGCGATATACATCACAACAATCTATGCTCAGAAGAAATATTCTGTCAAGGAGCATATTAAATACCGATTCATTCAGTTCTTAGTAATCGTCCTCACGGTTCTTGTGGTCGTGCTGATGCTGCAGTTCACAAAACTTACAGTTGTTGATTTGTTGATTAGTCTCTTGGCTTTTGTTCCCACAGGCTGGGGATTGATTTCCATAGCTCAAGTACTGAAACCGTTTCTGTTATCAACAGTGGTTTGGGACACAGTAATCTCCGTTGCTCGCCTTTACGACCTCTTCTTTGGGTTGATAGTTATGGCTCCAGTTGCATTGCTTTCATGGTTGCCCGGTTTTCAGAATATGCAAACACGGATTTTGTTCAACGAAGCGTTTAGCCGAGGGTTACAGATTTCTATCATTCTCGCTGgcaaaaaaaacacttgaaGCAAATATTGGTATGGATCAAATCTTTATATGTTACTGGT contains:
- the LOC104737357 gene encoding callose synthase 11-like isoform X3, whose translation is MRRQRPSVATTAASPSLEVYNIIPIHDFLTEHPSLRYPEVRAAAAALRIVGDLPKPPFVDFTTRMDLMDWLGLLFGFQIDNVRNQRENLVLHLANCQMRLQPPPLHPDGLDPTVLRRFRKKLLRNYTNWCSFLGVRCHVTSPTQSRRQTNVVLNLRRELLYVALYLLIWGESANLRFMPECLCYIFHHMAMELNKVLDGEFDDMTGMPYWPSFSGDCAFLKSVVMPIYKTVKTEVESSNNGTKPHSAWRNYDDINEYFWSKRALKSLKWPLDYSSNFFDTTPKSSRVGKTGFVEQRSFWNVYRSFDRLWILLLLYLQAAIIVATSDVQFPWQDRDVEVALLTVFISWAGLRLLQSVLDASTQYSLVSKETVWLFIRLILKFVVAVAWTVLFSVFYARIWSQKNKDGRWSDAANDRIIVFLKLVFVYVMPELLALVLFIVPWVRNWIEELNLGVVYFLTWWFYSKTFVGRGMREGLVDNFKYTVFWIVVLASKFIFSYYLQIKPLIAPTRALLNLKNATYNWHEFFGSTHRIAVGMLWLPVILVYLMDLQIWYSIYSSLVGATIGLFSHLGEIRNIDQLRLRFQFFSSAMQFNLKPEEHLLSPKATMLKKARDAIHRLKLRYGIGQPFNKIESSQVEATWFALIWNEIILTFREEDLISDREVELLELPPNCWNIRVIRWPCFLLCNELLLALSQANELCDAPDRWLWSKICSSEYRRCAVIEAFDSIKYVILKIVKNGTEEESILNRLFMEIDENMENEKITDVYKLTVLLRIHEKLISLLERLMDPEKKVFRIVNLLQALYELCAWEFPRIRRSTPQLRQLGLAPISLDAGTELLFVNAINLPPLGDVVFYKQIRRVHTILTSRDPMHNVPKNLEARERLAFFSNSLFMNMPQAPSVEKMMAFSVLTPYYDEEVMYRQEMLRAENEDGISTLFYLQRIYEDEWVNFVERMRREGAENENDIWSKKVRDLRLWASYRGQTLSRTVRGMMYYYSALKKLAFLDSASEMDIRMGTQIAPEQPRSYYTNDGGDNTLQPTPSQEISRMASGITHLLKGSEYGSAMMKFTYVVACQVYGQHKARGDHRAEEILFLMKNHEALRIAYIDEVILGREVEYYSVLVKFDQQLQREVEVYRIRLPGPLKLGEGKPENQNHALIFTRGDAIQTIDMNQDNHFEEALKMRNLLESFKTTYGIRKPTILGVREKVFTGSVSSLAWFMSAQETSFVTLGQRVLANPLKVRMHYGHPDVFDRFWFLPRGGISKASRVINISEDIFAGFNCTLRGGNVTHHEYIQVGKGRDVGLNQISMFEAKVASGNGEQALSRDVYRLGHRLDFFRMLSFFYTTIGYYFNTMLIIFTVYAFLWGRLYLALSGVEKIAKDRSNSNEALAAILNQQFIIQLGLFTALPMILENSLERGFLPAIWDFITMQLQLASFFYTFSMGTRTHYFGRTILHGGAKYRATGRGFVVEHKKFSENYRLYARTHFIKAIELAIILLVYAAYSPLAKSSLVYILMTISSWFLITSWIISPFLFNPSGFDWLKTVYDFDDFIAWLWSRGGLFTKADQSWFTWWNEEQEHLKTTGVWGKLLEIILDLRFFFFQYSIVYHLRIAEKRTSIGVYLISWGCIIGIAAIYITTIYAQKKYSVKEHIKYRFIQFLVIVLTVLVVVLMLQFTKLTVVDLLISLLAFVPTGWGLISIAQVLKPFLLSTVVWDTVISVARLYDLFFGLIVMAPVALLSWLPGFQNMQTRILFNEAFSRGLQISIILAGKKNT